GAGCAGGAAGTGGGCACGCTCGGTGCCTTCGTGCTCGATGACCGCGTTCAGCGATTCGAGCCATTCCTGGGTTTCGGTGGGGTCGATGTCCTGATCGGGATGGTCGGACGGGTTCATGCAGAGCTCCACGACGCTGCCCTGAGGCAGCCTGAACTGGGACGCGCCATCGCCACGATGACGCCAAGGTAACCGCACCAGCGGAAGAGCTGCCGATTCTAGCGCACCATCAATGGGCCGGAGGCTGTCGATGAGCGGTCTTCTCGCGATTGTCACGCCGCGGCAAGGCGATTCGTCACAGCGGTCGGCTGCGCCCCGTCATGCTGCGCGCCCTAGGGGCAAGGGCGGCGCATCGAGCCTCAAGGCGCCAGCGCGCGGTCGAGCACCTCGGCCAGGCGCTGGCCGGCCTCGCGCAGGCGCTGTTCGGCGACGGGACGCCAGCGCTCGACATAGGCCTCGTCGATGAAATGCCCATCCGGATAGAACCCCGGCGTGGCCACGATCCGGCAGGATGCCTCCGCCCACGCGGCAAAGGCGCCCGGCGGCGCCAGCGGAGCCGGCGTGGCGGCGAGCACATCGGCGTAGGCCGCCACGTCGAGGCCGCGGGTGGCGAGCAGGCCGCTGTCCCAGACCCGGTGCAGGTTGCTGCCCTTGCCGGCGAACTGGACCTGATAGGTGTTGCCGCCCTTGTCGTCGCGCCAGCCGGCATGCAGCGGCTGGTGCACGTCGCCGACGAAGTGGACGACGAACTTGAGCGCGGTCCGGCGCTCTTCGTCGCTGCGGCCGGCATCGGCCAGCACCGCCGT
The DNA window shown above is from Aerosticca soli and carries:
- a CDS encoding S1/P1 nuclease is translated as MSIVRLFTVLLLGCLLTSPARAWGPLGHAVVAELAERQLDPRAEAEVRRLLAPEGHDRLAQIASWADEIQDDPSMAALWRETRALHYVNFPRGNCYYEPPRDCPDGRCVVGALAHYTAVLADAGRSDEERRTALKFVVHFVGDVHQPLHAGWRDDKGGNTYQVQFAGKGSNLHRVWDSGLLATRGLDVAAYADVLAATPAPLAPPGAFAAWAEASCRIVATPGFYPDGHFIDEAYVERWRPVAEQRLREAGQRLAEVLDRALAP